In Streptomyces nodosus, one DNA window encodes the following:
- a CDS encoding ABC transporter ATP-binding protein, whose translation MLIRLLRAYLRPYKKPIALLVLLQLLQTCATLYLPTLNAHIIDNGVVKGDTGYILAFGGLMIGVSLGQVVCNMGAVYFGARTASALGRDVRAAVFDRVQSFSSREVSHFGAPSLITRTTNDVQQVQMLALMSFTLLVSAPIMCVGGIVLALGLDVPLSGVLVAVVPVLGLCVTLIVRRLRPLFRSMQVRLDTVNRVLREQISGNRVIRAFVRDGYEKDRFRGANGDLTEVALGTGRTMALMFPMVMTVVNLSSIAVVWFGAHRIDSGGMQIGDLTAFLAYLMQIVMSVMMATFMFMMVPRAEVCAERIQEVLGTESSVVPPAAPVTELRRHGHLEIRGAGFRYPGAEEPVLKAVDVVARPGETTAVIGSTGSGKSTLLGLIPRLFDTTEGEVLVDGVGVQEIDPGLLARTVGMVPQKPYLFAGSVATNLRYGRPDATDEELWHALEVAQAKDFVERLEGGLDAPISQGGTNVSGGQRQRLAIARTLVQRPEIYLFDDSFSALDYATDAALRTALSRETSEATVLIVAQRVSTIRDADRIVVLDEGRVVGTGRHHELMADNETYREIVLSQLTEAEAA comes from the coding sequence GTGCTCATACGACTGCTGAGGGCCTATCTGCGCCCGTACAAGAAACCCATCGCCCTCCTGGTGCTGCTGCAGTTGCTGCAGACCTGCGCCACGCTCTACCTGCCCACCCTCAACGCGCACATCATCGACAACGGCGTCGTGAAGGGCGACACGGGCTACATCCTGGCCTTCGGCGGTCTCATGATCGGGGTCTCCCTCGGCCAGGTCGTCTGCAACATGGGCGCCGTCTACTTCGGCGCCCGCACGGCCTCGGCGCTCGGACGGGACGTCCGGGCCGCCGTGTTCGACCGGGTGCAGTCCTTCTCCTCCCGTGAGGTGAGCCACTTCGGGGCGCCGTCGCTGATCACCCGCACCACGAACGACGTGCAGCAGGTGCAGATGCTCGCCCTGATGTCGTTCACCCTGCTGGTGTCGGCGCCGATCATGTGTGTGGGCGGCATCGTCCTGGCGCTCGGTCTGGATGTACCGCTGTCCGGAGTCCTGGTGGCCGTGGTGCCCGTGCTCGGACTCTGTGTGACGCTGATCGTGCGTCGGCTGCGGCCGCTGTTCCGCAGCATGCAGGTCCGGCTGGACACGGTGAACCGGGTGCTGCGCGAGCAGATCTCCGGCAACCGGGTCATCCGCGCCTTCGTCCGCGACGGCTACGAGAAGGACCGCTTCCGGGGCGCCAACGGCGATCTCACCGAGGTGGCCCTCGGCACCGGACGCACCATGGCGCTGATGTTCCCCATGGTGATGACCGTGGTGAACCTCTCCTCGATCGCGGTGGTCTGGTTCGGCGCGCACCGCATCGACAGCGGGGGCATGCAGATCGGCGACCTGACCGCGTTCCTCGCCTATCTGATGCAGATCGTGATGTCCGTGATGATGGCCACCTTCATGTTCATGATGGTGCCGCGCGCGGAGGTGTGCGCCGAGCGCATCCAGGAGGTGCTCGGGACCGAGTCCAGCGTGGTGCCGCCCGCGGCGCCCGTGACCGAGCTGCGGCGCCACGGTCATCTGGAGATCCGCGGCGCCGGGTTCCGCTACCCGGGTGCCGAGGAGCCGGTGCTCAAGGCCGTCGACGTGGTGGCGCGGCCCGGTGAGACCACGGCGGTGATCGGCTCCACCGGCAGCGGCAAGTCGACCCTGCTCGGGCTGATCCCCCGCCTCTTCGACACCACCGAGGGCGAGGTGCTCGTGGACGGCGTGGGCGTCCAGGAGATCGACCCCGGGCTGCTGGCCAGGACGGTCGGGATGGTCCCGCAGAAGCCGTATCTGTTCGCCGGCTCGGTCGCCACCAATCTGCGCTACGGCCGGCCGGACGCCACCGACGAGGAGCTGTGGCACGCGCTGGAGGTGGCGCAGGCCAAGGACTTCGTGGAGCGCCTGGAGGGCGGCCTCGACGCGCCGATCTCCCAGGGCGGCACCAATGTCTCCGGCGGTCAGCGGCAGCGTCTGGCGATCGCCCGCACCCTGGTGCAGCGCCCGGAGATCTATCTCTTCGACGACTCCTTCTCCGCGCTGGACTACGCGACCGACGCGGCGCTGCGCACGGCGCTCTCCCGGGAGACCTCCGAGGCCACGGTG